A window from Citrus sinensis cultivar Valencia sweet orange chromosome 3, DVS_A1.0, whole genome shotgun sequence encodes these proteins:
- the LOC127900776 gene encoding uncharacterized protein LOC127900776 — translation MASENFVQPAIPRFDGHYDHWSMLMENFLRSKEYWQVVSTGITEPPAGVVLTDAQKIELEGQRLKDLKAKNYLFQAIDRSILETIFNKDSSKQIWDSLKKKYQGTARAKRVHLQTLRAEFESLRMKMGESVSAYFARTMAIANKRRIHGEQLEDVIIIEKILRSLTDKEEQALQAAANLKPTGGGKGGWKGKNGQNISEEKVDDSQGKGKDYDGQSSTGHKPKSKDKLNVKCFRCQKYGHYRSECRTNLNKNRGEKSNFAEKKEEEISLLMACHTKEESHQNLLYLDTGCSNHMCGDKSAFSDLDETFRNTVKFGDDSTVSVMGKGRVAIQTKESSHSISNVLFVPELKTNLLSVG, via the exons ATGGCTTCTGAGAAttttgttcaacctgcaatTCCCCGCTTTGATGGTCACTATGACCATTGGAGCATGTTGATGGAGAATTTCTTAAGGTCCAAGGAGTATTGGCAAGTTGTTTCAACTGGAATAACTGAACCACCAGCCGGTGTTGTTTTGACGGATGCTCAGAAAATAGAGCTTGAAGGGCAACGATTAAAGGATCTTAAGGCAAAGAATTACTTGTTCCAAGCTATTGATCGCTCAATCTTGGaaacaatttttaacaaaGACTCCTCCAAACAAATTTGGGATTCCTTGAAAAAGAAGTACCAAGGGACAGCAAGGGCGAAGCGGGTACACCTCCAGACACTTCGAGCTGAATTTGAATCTCTACGAATGAAGATGGGAGAGTCGGTCTCAGCATACTTTGCAAGGACAATGGCAATCGCAAATAAGAGACGAATTCATGGCGAGCAGCTCGAGGATGTTATCATAATTGAGAAGATTCTTAGATCTTTAACg GATAAGGAAGAACAAGCATTACAGGCAGCAGCAAATCTCAAACCAACTGGAGGGGGTAAAGGAGGTTGGAAAGGCAAGAATGGGCAGAACATATCAGAAGAAAAGGTTGATGATTCTcaaggaaaaggaaaggatTATGATGGTCAGAGTTCGACAGGACATAAACCAAAGTCTAAAGACAAATTGAATGTTAAATGCTTCCGTTGTCAGAAGTACGGTCATTACCGCTCCGAGTGCCGTActaatttaaataagaatcGTGGCGAGAAATCTAACTTTGCAGaaaagaaggaagaagaaatttcCCTTCTTATGGCATGTCATACAAAGGAGGAAAGTCACCAAAATCTGTTGTACTTAGATACCGGTTGCAGCAATCATATGTGTGGGGATAAATCTGCTTTTTCTGACTTGGATGAGACTTTTCGGAATACTGTAAAATTTGGTGATGACTCCACAGTTTCTGTCATGGGGAAAGGAAGGGTTGCAATCCAAACCAAAGAAAGTTCTCATTCTATCTCAAATGTTCTATTCGTTCCTGAACTGAAAACTAACCTTCTCAGTGTTGGCTAG